In Microvenator marinus, one genomic interval encodes:
- a CDS encoding bifunctional aspartate kinase/diaminopimelate decarboxylase, whose amino-acid sequence MKNYVVLKFGGTSVSSRARWETIASIVRSRIEANETPFVVCSALSGVTNLLERLLVEAPSGTHHETLATIEGRHKEIAAELGVPFELVSNELTELGRLALGASLTNEVSPRLRARALGMGELMSTRLGAAFLESIGVESEWMDARQHLKAVALPNEPDAKHYLSALCDYSADEELAAALKPRVAVVTQGFIATHAHKPGETVLLGRGGSDTSGAYFAHKLGATRLEIWTDVPGMYTANPREVASARLLKQLHYEEAQELASMGAKVLHPRCLAPVREAGIPLHIKCTELPDVEGTVISGDSPDFGAQVKAISSKGGVMLVSMDTLGMWQQVGFLADTFDCFKRHGLSIDLVTTSESNVTVSLDPAANVLDPATSEALLSDLREFCTARMIGPCAAVSLVGHNIRAILHQLGPALEAFGEQRIYLVSQAASDLNLTFVVDEEHANKLVQRLHELLFHDRVSDALLGPTWNALFHPDGDSDRLDDDVWWFSKRSELLELAKDGPAYVYDVSTIQRRAEELQGLGLDRVFYAIKANPNPEVLKTILDFGFGLECVSPGELEHAKAMGASERLFTPNFAPKEEYISGFESATYLTLDNLHPLRHWPEVFAGRDILVRMDPGHGRGHHKKVKTAGAQSKFGIPPEQVEELADLVKRHDINVIGLHSHVGSGITYAATWSETAMFLAGVADRLGSVRILNLGGGLGVPEKLGDKRLDLSEVKETIAAFRQARPEFELWMEPGRYLVAESGVLLGRVTQIKEKEGGRFFVGLDIGMNSLIRPALYGAYHPIVNLSKVDGSPKIVADVVGPICETGDVLGHKRRLPVSEEGDVFLIASAGAYGYVMGSQYNLRKPAIERILR is encoded by the coding sequence ATGAAGAATTATGTGGTCCTGAAGTTTGGTGGAACCAGTGTGTCGAGTCGAGCTCGTTGGGAGACGATCGCTTCGATCGTTCGCTCGCGAATTGAGGCGAATGAAACGCCGTTCGTCGTGTGTTCGGCGCTGAGCGGCGTTACAAACCTCTTGGAGCGGCTTTTGGTCGAGGCGCCGAGCGGCACCCATCATGAAACCTTGGCGACCATTGAGGGGCGCCACAAAGAAATCGCTGCTGAGCTTGGGGTTCCTTTTGAGTTGGTTTCAAACGAACTCACGGAGCTCGGTCGACTCGCTCTCGGCGCATCGTTGACCAACGAGGTCTCGCCGCGCCTTCGGGCTCGTGCTTTGGGGATGGGTGAGTTGATGTCCACGCGCCTCGGTGCAGCATTCCTTGAGTCGATTGGCGTCGAGTCTGAGTGGATGGACGCGCGTCAACATCTCAAGGCCGTAGCTCTTCCGAATGAGCCGGACGCCAAGCACTATCTTTCGGCCCTTTGCGATTATTCGGCCGATGAGGAGCTCGCGGCAGCGCTCAAACCGCGTGTGGCCGTGGTGACTCAGGGGTTCATCGCCACCCACGCTCATAAACCCGGCGAGACCGTTCTTTTGGGGCGTGGAGGCAGTGACACGTCTGGCGCATATTTCGCTCATAAGCTTGGTGCCACCCGCCTAGAGATTTGGACGGACGTGCCAGGGATGTACACCGCGAATCCGCGGGAGGTGGCGTCCGCGAGGCTCCTTAAGCAGTTGCACTACGAGGAGGCGCAAGAGCTTGCCTCGATGGGAGCCAAGGTCCTTCATCCGCGTTGCCTCGCCCCGGTGCGAGAGGCGGGAATCCCACTCCATATCAAGTGTACGGAGTTGCCGGACGTAGAAGGCACCGTGATCTCAGGAGATTCGCCAGATTTTGGTGCGCAGGTCAAAGCGATCTCATCGAAGGGCGGTGTCATGCTCGTGTCTATGGACACCCTGGGCATGTGGCAGCAGGTTGGATTCCTTGCAGATACCTTTGATTGTTTTAAGCGTCATGGGCTCTCGATCGACCTTGTGACTACCTCGGAGTCGAACGTGACGGTGTCGCTCGATCCCGCGGCGAATGTGCTCGATCCTGCTACTTCTGAGGCGCTACTGAGCGACCTTAGAGAGTTCTGCACGGCCAGGATGATCGGACCATGTGCGGCGGTGAGCCTTGTTGGGCACAATATCCGAGCGATTTTGCATCAGCTTGGTCCGGCCCTCGAAGCCTTTGGTGAACAGCGGATTTATTTGGTGTCTCAAGCAGCTAGCGACTTGAACCTGACCTTTGTGGTGGACGAAGAGCACGCAAATAAGCTTGTGCAGCGGCTCCACGAACTTCTCTTCCACGACCGAGTCTCTGACGCGCTCCTCGGGCCTACCTGGAATGCTCTCTTCCACCCGGACGGAGATTCAGACCGCTTGGACGACGACGTCTGGTGGTTCTCAAAGCGCTCAGAATTGCTTGAGTTGGCCAAAGATGGCCCCGCATATGTCTACGACGTCTCGACGATTCAGCGGCGAGCTGAGGAGCTGCAGGGGCTTGGGCTGGACCGAGTCTTCTATGCGATTAAAGCCAACCCGAATCCCGAAGTATTGAAGACTATCTTGGACTTTGGTTTTGGTTTGGAGTGTGTCTCGCCCGGAGAGCTCGAACACGCGAAGGCGATGGGTGCGAGTGAGCGTCTTTTCACACCTAATTTTGCACCTAAAGAAGAGTACATCTCCGGATTTGAGTCTGCGACGTATCTGACGCTCGATAACCTTCATCCATTGCGGCATTGGCCTGAAGTGTTCGCAGGCAGGGACATCCTTGTGCGTATGGATCCGGGGCATGGTCGCGGCCATCATAAGAAGGTTAAGACGGCTGGGGCTCAGTCGAAGTTTGGGATTCCGCCTGAACAGGTCGAGGAACTGGCTGACCTCGTGAAAAGGCATGATATCAACGTGATCGGGCTTCACTCTCATGTGGGAAGCGGGATTACCTACGCCGCCACGTGGTCAGAGACCGCGATGTTCTTGGCTGGGGTGGCTGATCGTCTTGGAAGCGTGCGCATCTTAAACCTCGGCGGTGGCCTTGGTGTGCCTGAAAAGCTTGGGGACAAACGACTCGACCTCTCGGAGGTTAAAGAGACGATTGCCGCGTTTAGGCAGGCTCGGCCGGAGTTCGAATTGTGGATGGAGCCTGGTCGGTACCTCGTTGCGGAATCAGGAGTGCTTTTGGGGCGTGTCACTCAGATCAAAGAGAAGGAGGGTGGACGTTTCTTTGTGGGCCTCGATATCGGGATGAATTCATTGATTCGTCCAGCGCTCTACGGTGCGTATCACCCCATCGTCAACCTGAGCAAAGTGGATGGATCCCCGAAAATTGTGGCCGACGTCGTGGGCCCAATATGCGAGACTGGCGACGTATTAGGTCATAAACGAAGATTGCCAGTGTCCGAGGAAGGGGACGTGTTCCTCATTGCAAGTGCTGGAGCGTATGGCTATGTCATGGGTTCGCAATATAACCTTCGGAAACCGGCAATCGAACGCATCCTTAGATAA
- a CDS encoding DUF1501 domain-containing protein translates to MDRRDFMKLAGATGLVLASPLPSRDATAQEGARPYDGPLFVFVGANGGWDPTFFCDPKGFMSEDEDNPMNRTYANADIGTVGNLPFAPVGEYPAFVERHYQKMMVINGIDTKTNGHDSGRRVVASGKLNDGFPAFGALVAAEYGAGMPMGFITNGFYDATSGTTARTRVGNLAAFERIARPNTIQNDRLFHTEETMARIQEAQQSRLLAMKQQAKLPKEQQTMSTLHMARGSDNVLSRLLDTLPDERPNGGLERQAQLAIAAYKAGACVSATLSTGGFDTHGNHDQSHLPRLNNIWAGVDYLWEEAERQGVADKVVVIIGSDFGRTPRYNSNNGKDHWSVTSMILMGNGIPGNTLIGETTHEHRLRTVDPSSLRVDDAGIRIEPGHVHWALRKLAKIENSPLHAQFPLDVKEYLPLFGS, encoded by the coding sequence ATGGATCGCAGAGATTTCATGAAATTGGCAGGCGCAACAGGCCTGGTGCTCGCATCGCCGCTACCGTCGCGTGACGCGACCGCACAGGAAGGCGCGCGCCCCTATGACGGACCGCTCTTTGTCTTTGTTGGCGCCAACGGTGGTTGGGACCCGACGTTCTTTTGTGACCCGAAAGGGTTCATGTCTGAGGACGAAGACAACCCGATGAACCGGACCTATGCCAACGCGGATATCGGAACTGTGGGTAATCTGCCGTTCGCACCGGTGGGTGAGTACCCGGCGTTTGTTGAGCGTCATTATCAAAAGATGATGGTGATCAACGGCATTGATACCAAGACCAACGGACACGACTCGGGTCGACGCGTGGTTGCAAGCGGTAAGCTCAACGACGGATTCCCGGCGTTTGGCGCACTGGTTGCGGCAGAGTACGGTGCCGGAATGCCTATGGGCTTCATCACCAACGGTTTCTACGACGCAACGTCTGGAACCACGGCTCGAACCCGCGTGGGCAACCTTGCGGCGTTTGAGCGAATTGCACGACCGAACACTATTCAAAACGATCGGCTCTTCCACACCGAAGAGACGATGGCGCGAATTCAAGAGGCGCAGCAATCGCGGCTTTTGGCGATGAAGCAACAGGCGAAGTTGCCGAAAGAGCAGCAGACCATGAGCACGCTCCACATGGCGCGTGGGTCTGATAATGTGCTCAGCCGACTTTTGGATACGCTCCCTGATGAGCGGCCAAACGGCGGTCTCGAGCGCCAGGCGCAGCTTGCCATTGCGGCCTACAAAGCTGGTGCTTGTGTTTCCGCAACGCTTTCGACCGGGGGCTTTGACACCCACGGTAACCACGACCAGAGCCACCTTCCTCGCCTGAATAATATCTGGGCAGGAGTGGATTACTTGTGGGAAGAGGCGGAGCGTCAGGGCGTAGCGGACAAAGTGGTCGTGATCATCGGATCGGACTTTGGGCGAACACCTCGCTACAACTCCAACAACGGTAAAGACCACTGGTCGGTCACCTCCATGATCCTCATGGGGAATGGCATTCCGGGCAACACGTTGATCGGCGAGACAACGCACGAACACCGTCTGCGCACGGTGGATCCGTCCTCGCTTCGTGTGGATGACGCTGGCATTCGGATCGAGCCCGGGCACGTTCACTGGGCCCTTCGCAAACTTGCGAAGATCGAGAACTCCCCGCTGCACGCGCAATTCCCACTCGATGTGAAGGAATACCTGCCGCTCTTTGGGAGTTAG
- a CDS encoding DUF1588 domain-containing protein, with amino-acid sequence MRPGKAPLWLSFALAALAVTGCDSEPEATGDECVDDKRYFQQEVWSKFMAQQCVSCHTTGGQAGATKLVLKSEAQTGFIDANLATLKDVAAYEREGQSVLLLKPTMQVAHDGGKVFDVDSEQYQALVKMMERFDNPVTCGDAGTGEHFEAVTLMDPNETFRKASINLAGRLPTALEDFNIATGGEEALDQELEKILHEEAFYARMEEIFNDMFLTDRYLGRTNALDLLDGDYYPNARWFVEDEDNPGALDGENQEFLANARLYTNDSMARENLKLATYLVRNDRPFTEILTADYMVMNPYTARSYGVELEFENPMDPNEWRAGQIPGVPHAGVLTSPMWLNRFPTTPTNRNRHRARMVYWFFLATDVNRLADRPLDPTNIVDFNPTMNNANCNVCHKVIDPLAGALQNWDEQGNYAPMEDGWFTDMISPGFEDRKLNYETDLQTAARWLANQVANDPRFALSMVHHMYRGLTGYEPLVFPTDSSDEKYLARVKEFEVQTAVFESIAQKFMDSEYDLRVVFKELVKSQYFRAKDLNDETLAEEMVELGSMRMLTPELLDRKIEAVLGTSWVDRDGDSYLLDSNEYRLLYGGIDSNDVTQRITSPNGIMANIQMRMANEMACRVTASDFTAPEQRRRLFPFVDRTTSPFNDQGFPDLDNELLIRKNIAHMHHHILGERLDASDSEVTRTYNLFLQTMQEGQLKLATDGISSNLECRATMTLDGVELPEEEQIRTDEQYIIRAWMAVVTYLLADYRFVYE; translated from the coding sequence ATGAGACCAGGTAAGGCACCATTGTGGTTGTCTTTCGCGCTAGCGGCGTTAGCGGTGACAGGTTGTGATTCAGAACCTGAAGCCACCGGCGACGAGTGCGTAGACGACAAGCGTTATTTTCAGCAGGAAGTTTGGTCGAAGTTCATGGCGCAGCAATGTGTTTCATGTCACACGACTGGTGGTCAGGCAGGCGCGACGAAACTCGTGCTTAAGTCTGAGGCACAGACCGGCTTCATCGATGCCAATCTGGCGACGTTGAAGGACGTAGCCGCTTACGAGCGTGAAGGCCAGTCCGTGCTTCTTTTGAAGCCGACCATGCAAGTTGCGCACGACGGCGGGAAAGTCTTCGACGTGGACAGCGAGCAGTATCAAGCCCTCGTCAAAATGATGGAGCGCTTTGATAACCCTGTTACATGTGGAGATGCTGGCACGGGTGAGCATTTCGAAGCTGTCACTTTGATGGATCCGAACGAGACCTTCCGCAAGGCTTCGATCAATCTGGCGGGGCGCCTTCCAACCGCTCTCGAGGACTTCAACATCGCGACTGGCGGTGAAGAAGCGCTCGACCAAGAGCTTGAGAAGATCCTTCACGAAGAAGCCTTCTATGCACGCATGGAAGAAATCTTCAACGATATGTTCCTCACTGACCGCTACCTCGGACGAACCAACGCTTTGGACCTCCTCGACGGAGACTACTATCCAAACGCACGTTGGTTTGTTGAGGACGAGGATAATCCGGGTGCGCTCGACGGCGAGAACCAGGAATTCCTGGCGAATGCTCGGTTGTACACGAACGACTCGATGGCTCGAGAAAACCTCAAGCTCGCGACTTACCTCGTGCGTAACGACCGCCCATTCACTGAAATTCTGACAGCCGACTATATGGTTATGAACCCATACACGGCGCGTTCGTACGGCGTGGAGCTTGAGTTTGAGAATCCGATGGATCCAAACGAATGGCGTGCGGGTCAGATTCCGGGCGTTCCCCACGCAGGTGTGCTCACATCGCCAATGTGGCTCAACCGATTCCCAACCACACCGACGAACCGCAACCGCCACCGTGCGCGTATGGTTTATTGGTTCTTCCTCGCGACCGACGTGAACCGTCTGGCAGATCGTCCGTTGGACCCGACGAATATCGTGGACTTCAACCCAACCATGAACAACGCCAACTGCAACGTCTGTCATAAAGTCATCGACCCTCTCGCAGGCGCACTTCAGAACTGGGACGAGCAAGGTAACTACGCTCCGATGGAAGACGGTTGGTTCACAGACATGATCTCGCCGGGCTTCGAAGATCGGAAACTCAACTACGAGACCGACTTGCAGACAGCTGCGCGCTGGCTCGCGAATCAGGTGGCAAACGACCCACGCTTCGCGCTCTCGATGGTTCACCACATGTACCGAGGCTTGACTGGCTACGAGCCTCTTGTCTTCCCGACCGATTCCTCGGACGAGAAGTACCTGGCGCGCGTCAAAGAGTTTGAGGTTCAGACCGCTGTGTTTGAGTCGATTGCTCAGAAGTTCATGGACAGCGAGTACGACCTACGGGTGGTCTTCAAAGAATTGGTTAAGTCTCAGTACTTCCGTGCGAAGGACCTCAACGATGAGACTTTGGCAGAAGAGATGGTGGAGCTCGGCTCTATGCGTATGCTGACGCCTGAGCTTCTCGACCGAAAAATCGAGGCGGTTCTCGGAACGTCTTGGGTTGATAGAGACGGTGATAGCTACCTGCTCGATTCGAACGAGTATCGACTCCTCTATGGTGGAATCGATTCGAACGACGTGACTCAGCGAATTACGTCGCCAAACGGCATCATGGCCAATATTCAGATGCGTATGGCCAATGAGATGGCATGCCGCGTGACGGCCAGTGACTTCACGGCGCCAGAGCAGCGCAGAAGGCTCTTCCCGTTCGTGGATCGCACAACGTCACCGTTCAACGATCAGGGCTTCCCCGATTTGGACAACGAGCTTTTGATTCGCAAGAACATCGCTCATATGCACCACCATATTCTGGGAGAGCGTCTTGACGCGTCGGATAGCGAAGTAACTCGAACTTACAACCTCTTCCTGCAGACCATGCAAGAGGGGCAGTTGAAGCTTGCTACCGACGGAATTAGTTCAAACCTTGAGTGTCGCGCTACGATGACTCTGGATGGCGTTGAGCTTCCAGAGGAAGAGCAGATTCGCACCGATGAGCAGTACATCATCCGAGCATGGATGGCTGTGGTGACTTATCTCTTGGCCGACTACCGGTTTGTTTACGAGTAA
- a CDS encoding DUF4870 domain-containing protein, producing MSQGSDWKGGEDGWVVEDSAGEKGGLNEEEFYQDPKPLHQNEFTYGVAQEPPPNSSLQPTNDWGNPQREPANRFEYDVESGRTLALLSHLGILFGLPLFIIPLITRDNAFSLHHAKAAAANFIFMMFALAVTFVTCGLGFPLLFLPWVFAIVGMVNAAGGKEAGPWGLGTLGESIFKIDVK from the coding sequence ATGAGTCAGGGGTCGGATTGGAAAGGTGGAGAAGACGGTTGGGTGGTGGAAGATTCCGCCGGCGAAAAGGGTGGGCTCAATGAAGAAGAATTCTATCAAGACCCTAAACCCCTTCATCAGAATGAGTTCACGTACGGGGTCGCACAAGAACCTCCGCCGAATAGTTCGCTGCAACCGACGAATGATTGGGGCAATCCTCAGCGCGAGCCAGCTAATCGATTCGAGTATGACGTCGAGAGTGGACGTACGCTGGCCCTCTTATCTCATCTCGGGATTCTCTTCGGACTACCTCTCTTCATCATTCCCTTGATTACGCGAGACAACGCGTTTTCGTTGCACCACGCCAAGGCGGCGGCCGCGAACTTTATCTTCATGATGTTCGCTCTGGCAGTGACCTTTGTGACCTGCGGGCTCGGGTTCCCATTGCTCTTCTTACCGTGGGTTTTTGCCATCGTTGGAATGGTAAATGCTGCGGGCGGCAAGGAGGCAGGACCGTGGGGTCTTGGGACGCTGGGAGAATCAATATTCAAGATCGACGTGAAGTAG
- a CDS encoding endonuclease III domain-containing protein translates to MKKQEVADRVSEMLEELYPEPPVPLDHTDGFTLLIAVLLSAQTTDARVNLVTPGLWELGRTPAELNNVSEEDILAAIKTCGLAPTKARNIKKLVGILVDDFAGEIPETLEELETLPGVGHKTASVVMAQWFGVPAFPVDTHIHRLARRWGLSSGKNVDQTEKDLKKVFPKDTWNRRHLQIIFFGREYCPSRSHDFDQCPICSWASSPKTRALEAKTNDKKKR, encoded by the coding sequence ATGAAAAAACAAGAGGTAGCCGATCGTGTTTCTGAAATGCTCGAGGAGCTATATCCCGAGCCTCCGGTGCCCCTTGATCATACCGATGGTTTTACCCTTTTGATCGCAGTTCTACTCTCGGCTCAGACCACAGACGCTCGGGTGAACCTCGTTACGCCGGGCCTGTGGGAGTTGGGCAGGACGCCGGCTGAACTCAATAATGTGAGCGAAGAAGACATCTTGGCGGCGATCAAGACCTGCGGCTTGGCCCCAACAAAGGCTAGAAATATCAAGAAGCTCGTTGGGATACTGGTCGATGATTTTGCCGGTGAGATTCCCGAGACGCTTGAAGAACTGGAGACGCTTCCCGGTGTGGGGCACAAAACGGCATCTGTAGTGATGGCCCAGTGGTTTGGCGTGCCCGCGTTTCCGGTGGATACCCATATCCACCGGCTGGCCCGCCGTTGGGGACTCTCGAGCGGCAAGAACGTGGACCAGACCGAGAAAGACCTCAAGAAGGTCTTTCCGAAAGACACGTGGAATCGGCGTCACTTGCAGATCATTTTCTTCGGTCGAGAGTATTGCCCGTCTCGAAGCCACGATTTCGACCAATGTCCGATTTGTTCTTGGGCTTCGAGTCCGAAAACGCGTGCACTTGAGGCGAAAACCAACGATAAGAAGAAACGATGA
- a CDS encoding helix-turn-helix transcriptional regulator, giving the protein MTIRLVFGMLSEANNLERESMSERDNLSAILGSIYDSVGSENGWDEALLTITKSFDSVVSNVFLRPPDQELYLVDTIVGADPDGADAYREISHLDVRWPVSLQNIGKIINDVEVFQNGEYENSLVYNELFRQYEMRYSMTTVMPVGEGLVAGFALMRERVMGGYRPEEVQRLEGILPHLGRALSLQAKFNELERQVGDLSIAMEGLRTAAIILTEERKILCLNRKARRLLENGGLVSSRQTLRAERPGDTNALEAMIHHAVQEANGDFELGVGPTPVLTIARQGRQAIHVMAAPLRPKFSMRAAQTSARVMLLIYDPEQAVELEEDMVAALFGLTHTEAFVASKLAQGLSIEQVASLRRCSAATVRTHLKRVFSKTGVNRQSELVQLVLSSPAAL; this is encoded by the coding sequence ATGACCATACGCCTCGTGTTTGGTATGCTATCCGAAGCAAACAACCTTGAGAGGGAGAGCATGAGCGAAAGGGACAACCTCAGCGCTATCCTTGGGTCCATCTATGATAGTGTTGGGTCTGAGAACGGGTGGGATGAAGCGCTTTTAACGATTACGAAATCCTTTGATTCGGTGGTGAGCAACGTGTTCTTGCGACCGCCAGATCAGGAACTCTACTTGGTGGATACGATCGTGGGTGCCGACCCAGATGGAGCAGACGCGTACCGCGAAATCTCACATTTGGACGTTAGATGGCCGGTATCGCTGCAGAACATCGGCAAAATCATCAACGATGTCGAGGTCTTTCAAAACGGCGAGTATGAAAACTCGCTCGTGTATAACGAGTTATTTCGACAGTACGAGATGCGATACTCGATGACCACGGTCATGCCTGTGGGTGAAGGGCTTGTCGCTGGGTTTGCGCTGATGCGAGAGAGAGTAATGGGTGGATATCGCCCTGAAGAGGTACAACGACTCGAAGGGATTCTTCCGCATCTTGGGCGTGCCCTCTCTCTGCAGGCAAAATTCAACGAATTGGAGCGGCAAGTTGGCGATCTTTCAATCGCCATGGAAGGGCTCCGCACAGCGGCCATCATCCTAACTGAAGAGCGAAAAATTCTTTGCCTGAACCGCAAAGCGCGTCGACTCCTTGAGAATGGCGGGCTTGTAAGTTCGAGGCAGACCCTTAGGGCAGAGCGCCCAGGAGACACCAACGCGCTCGAGGCCATGATTCATCATGCGGTTCAAGAGGCGAATGGAGATTTCGAACTCGGGGTGGGCCCTACGCCAGTCCTTACGATAGCACGGCAAGGTCGGCAGGCGATTCACGTGATGGCAGCCCCGTTGCGCCCGAAATTCTCCATGCGAGCGGCGCAAACGAGTGCTCGCGTCATGCTCTTGATTTACGACCCCGAACAGGCAGTGGAACTCGAAGAGGATATGGTCGCCGCGCTCTTTGGGCTCACACATACCGAGGCTTTTGTGGCCTCAAAGCTCGCTCAGGGCCTCTCCATCGAACAGGTAGCTTCGCTACGAAGGTGTTCGGCCGCGACCGTCAGAACTCATCTAAAGCGTGTGTTTTCCAAGACCGGGGTAAATCGTCAGTCTGAATTGGTTCAGTTGGTACTCTCGAGCCCAGCCGCACTCTGA
- a CDS encoding L,D-transpeptidase family protein translates to MKHRYYLFAAGLLAGAFTQSCGDSTPPAEPPQSTAAPKIVESPKVVEPALDALVKSKLANQRWEFQGLLADAYQARGYSPVWHHNSELSVQGQSLLAALLDAAPVHGLMLDLKLEKIRELRAQQSRQAQAEVDILLSEGALRFAQAMKYSNPVWEASLEADFLAVAKSPAGIHQFLADLPPHFEDYERLTHSLRRYQNFVDQGGWSELAAEIQGLKATGPLVPALKERLRAEGFWDDESSEAFGPKLRAAIIEYQQTHQLVEAGWITDETFRSLNISAETRRDQIRLSLERWRESPIGPNDTYIFVNIPDFHAEVWIDGDKQSRFKVVTGSTRTQWDAEREEHVMVSATPRISSTLEHVVFNPFWNVPNSIRTREIEPKMAENPEYADEMGFEIALDGTREYLRQRPGPLNALGQVKFMFANDHDVYLHDTPDKEFFNYPIRAFSHGCVRVDQPMELARLLVEERSPWPVSKIDEWMAKPEETWVRLTKPVPIHIDYIVVRADEAGRTHFFADIYKLDKERLSSPLGTD, encoded by the coding sequence ATGAAGCACAGATACTACCTATTTGCGGCCGGCCTTTTAGCTGGCGCTTTCACACAGAGTTGCGGGGATTCCACGCCACCGGCCGAGCCCCCCCAATCCACGGCGGCGCCAAAGATTGTGGAGTCTCCTAAAGTTGTGGAACCCGCTTTAGACGCGTTGGTTAAATCAAAGCTAGCCAATCAAAGATGGGAGTTTCAAGGTCTCCTGGCGGATGCCTATCAGGCCCGTGGCTACAGCCCCGTCTGGCACCATAACTCGGAGCTTAGCGTTCAAGGCCAATCGTTGCTCGCGGCACTCCTGGACGCTGCACCGGTTCACGGACTCATGCTAGACCTCAAGCTCGAGAAGATCCGGGAGCTTCGCGCGCAGCAATCGCGCCAGGCACAGGCGGAAGTCGACATTTTGCTTTCCGAAGGGGCGCTGAGATTCGCTCAGGCGATGAAGTACTCGAACCCAGTCTGGGAGGCATCTCTCGAAGCCGATTTCCTGGCGGTTGCAAAGAGTCCCGCGGGAATCCACCAGTTTTTGGCAGACCTTCCGCCCCATTTTGAAGACTACGAGCGACTCACCCACTCCTTGCGCCGGTATCAGAACTTCGTCGACCAGGGTGGTTGGTCAGAACTTGCCGCAGAAATTCAGGGTCTTAAGGCAACTGGCCCGCTGGTTCCAGCCCTCAAGGAACGCCTCAGAGCCGAAGGGTTCTGGGACGATGAGTCGTCCGAAGCATTTGGCCCAAAGTTGCGTGCAGCGATCATTGAGTATCAACAAACTCATCAGTTGGTCGAAGCTGGCTGGATCACGGATGAAACCTTCAGAAGTCTGAATATCAGTGCTGAGACCCGAAGGGATCAGATCAGGCTCAGTCTAGAGCGGTGGCGAGAGAGCCCGATTGGTCCCAATGATACGTATATCTTTGTGAATATACCGGACTTCCACGCTGAGGTTTGGATTGATGGAGATAAGCAATCGAGATTCAAGGTGGTCACCGGCTCGACTCGAACTCAGTGGGACGCTGAGCGTGAGGAACACGTCATGGTATCAGCCACACCTCGAATATCGAGCACCCTAGAACATGTGGTTTTCAACCCATTCTGGAATGTACCCAACTCGATTCGAACCCGGGAGATCGAGCCCAAGATGGCCGAAAATCCAGAGTACGCAGATGAGATGGGATTCGAGATCGCGCTCGATGGTACGCGAGAGTACTTGCGACAGCGTCCGGGGCCCCTTAATGCGCTCGGGCAGGTCAAATTCATGTTCGCCAACGACCATGACGTCTACCTTCACGACACGCCCGACAAAGAATTCTTCAACTACCCTATTCGAGCCTTTTCCCACGGCTGTGTGCGCGTTGACCAGCCGATGGAACTTGCCAGGCTCCTCGTGGAAGAGCGCAGTCCATGGCCGGTCTCCAAGATTGACGAGTGGATGGCGAAGCCCGAAGAGACCTGGGTACGCCTGACTAAACCAGTCCCCATTCATATCGACTACATCGTAGTTCGCGCCGACGAAGCTGGCCGTACCCACTTCTTTGCGGACATCTACAAGCTGGACAAGGAACGTCTTTCTTCTCCGCTTGGGACGGATTGA
- the secG gene encoding preprotein translocase subunit SecG, which produces MLTVLLLVIHVTASLLLIGSILLQSGKGGGMGAGFGGASSAATQILGGGGTTTFLAKSTVSVSVIFMVTSLTLAYLSSKPSSTMDLSETSGVTSTNEDEILESGSAPAPTPTPAPAPAEEAAPAPAEAAPAEEAAPAEEAAPAEEAAPAE; this is translated from the coding sequence ATGCTTACAGTACTACTATTGGTCATTCACGTTACTGCTTCACTCCTACTCATTGGCTCGATTCTTCTCCAATCGGGCAAGGGAGGCGGTATGGGCGCCGGTTTTGGTGGAGCATCTTCGGCTGCAACACAGATTCTGGGTGGTGGCGGAACAACTACGTTCCTAGCGAAATCAACTGTTTCGGTATCCGTCATCTTCATGGTGACCAGTCTCACCCTCGCTTACCTCTCAAGTAAGCCAAGCTCCACGATGGATCTCTCGGAGACCAGTGGTGTGACGTCCACCAATGAAGACGAAATTCTGGAGTCTGGCTCGGCGCCTGCTCCAACTCCAACTCCAGCCCCAGCCCCAGCTGAGGAAGCTGCCCCGGCTCCTGCTGAGGCTGCTCCTGCCGAGGAAGCTGCTCCTGCTGAGGAAGCTGCTCCTGCTGAGGAAGCTGCCCCTGCCGAGTAA